The genome window TGGCGCGGGGCGCTGAAGGCCGGCTGGTCGGGAATGCTCACGTCCAGCGTCTGGGCCGGGAACTGTGACATCACCTGGTCCTCGACACGCTCCAGCACGTGCTCCAGGCTCTGGTTGCCGTAGCTGTAGAAGTACGCGTTGCTGGGGTGGTAGTGCGCGGCGTGGAAGGCCCGCAGGGCCTCGTAGGTCAGCTCGGGAATGTGCTCGGGCGAACCGCCGCTGTTGTTGGCGTAGGTTAGGTCGGGGTACAGCGCCTGCCCCAGCGAGCGCCACATCACTGAGCCTGCCGAGGCCATCGCGCCCTTCATCTCGTTGTATACGACGCCCTGGAGCTTGAGGGGGGTGGTGGGGTCGTCGGGCGTCTCGAACTCGAAGCGGTGGCCGTCCTGCCGGAAGCTCTCGTAGCGCAGCAGCGGAAAGAAGGTCGCGTCGAGGTACACCGACAGCAGGTTGTCGTAGTCCTGCACGTTGCGCGTGCTGAACGGGTAGGTGGTCCAGTCGCTGGCCGTCATGGCGTTCATGAAGGTGTTCAGCGAGCGCGGCAGCATCGAGAAGAAGGGGTCGGGCACCGGGTACTTGCGGCTGCCCATCAGGACGGTGTGTTCCAGGATGTGCGCCACGCCCGTGCTGTCCCTGGGGACGGTCGGGAAGGTCACGCCGAAGGCGAGGTTGTCGTCCTCGCGGGCGACGTGGGCGTGCCGGGCACCGTTCTCGTGGCGCAGCAGGACGAGCGTGCCCGACATCTCCGGCAGGGCCTGGACGCGTTCTACGGTGTAACGCCCCAGCGTGTCGCCCACGCTGGGCAGGCGGTGGGTGGTGGGTGTGGCGGTCATGTCCGGCAGGATAGCGCCGCCGGACAGGGAGAATGGGGGCAAAAAAAGGGTTGTGGGCCGGGCATGAGGTCGGAAAAAAGGGCGTGCCGGTCAGCGGGGCCGGCGCACCTGCCGCACCCGGTCGCGGAGCCCGCGCACTCCGGCGGGGTCGCTGCCGGCGCGGCCGTAGCGCAGGCGGTTGTACTCGGCGGCGACGGCGCGCAACTCGGCTGCCAGCGCCGGAAACTGCTCGCCGGCCCGCGCGGCGTAGGCGGTGGGGGTCTCGCCCGGAAGCTGGGGCAGGCCCAGGCGCGTGCCGAGGTCGTGCAGGCTGCGCGCGAGGGGATCGCGGGGGCGGGCAGCGCGCCGGGCGAGCATTAGTCCCGGCAGCACGGCCAGGACGGCCAGGGCCGCGAGGGCCAGCAGGTAGGGGGCCGACCCGACCCCGCCCACCCCCAGGCGGGCGAGCAGAGTGCGCTGCTGGGTGCCGTCGTAGCCCGCGACCCAGGTGTTCCAGCTGTTTTGCAGGGCGTCCACGCGCAGCAGAGCGCGGGCCAGTGGGCCGGGCGGCCGGGCGGCGGTCGCCTGGGGCTGCGTCAGGGCCGTGCCCAGATCGGTGCGGATGCGGGCGGGGGCCACCACGGCGGTCGGGTCCACCCGCACCCAGCCCTGCCCCGCGAGCCAGACCTCGGCCCAGGCGTGGGCGTCCTGCTGGCGCACGGTCAGGTAGCCGCCGTCGGGGTTCACCTCGCCGCCCTGGTAGCCCCCCACGATGCGCGCCGGCACGCCCGCCGCCCGCATCAGGAAGGTGAAGGCGCTGGCAAAATGCTCGCAGAAGCCCACGCGGCTGCTGGACAAGAAGGCGTCGATGCGGTTCTGCTCGGGCAGCGTGGGCGGGTTGAGGCTGTAGCTGAAGCCCGTGCGGAACACGCCGAGTCCCGCCTGCACGCGCTGCGCGGGCGCGAGGCTGCGCCAGCCCTGCGCCAGGGCCAGGGCGCGCGGGTTCTGGCCGGGCGGTAGTTGCAGGTTCAGATTCAGACGCCGCTCGTCTTCGTTCAACCCCAGGCGGGCGGCCTGCTGCGTGAAGGTGTAGCGAGTACGCCGCGTGGGGGGCGGATAGGCCGCCGCCTGAAACGCGCTCGTGAAGTAGGTGCCGCGCGGCTGCGTGACCGGCGAGTCCAGCGCAAGCAGCCAGGGCTTGCCGCTGGGCTCCAGTGTGATGCTGTAGCTGCGGGTGGGGCCACTGACCGCAATGGGCGCAGTATTGAAAAAGGCCCGCAGCTGCGTCCAGCGCAGGCCGTCGTACAGCTCGTACACCGGGCCGCGCCAGTAGCGTTCCTCGGGACCGGGCACCGTGCCCGTGAAGTCGGCCCGGAAGGCCACCTCCCGGCTCTGGGCGAGGTTGCTGAACTCGCCCGCGCTGATGCTGTCAGCCAGTCCGGTCTGCGCGCCCTGCTGGATGGGCAGTTGCCACAGCGGCCCGTCCGGGCGCGGAAACAGCGCGAAGAGCAGCCCGGCCAGCGGCGCGGCGAGGAGCATCATCTGCCCGGCGCGGCGCAGGCCGGTCGCAGGTGCGGGCGCAGCGTCATCGGCCGCGCGGTCCTCGCCGTCCTCCAGGGTCCAGCCGCCCAGCGCGGCGAGCAGGGCCGCCGTCGCCAGCAGGGCGTGCAGCGCGGTCAGGGGTCCCTGATCGTGGAAGAAGTGGGTGCTCGTCAGGAACAGGCCCAGCAGGGAGAGCAGCCGGGCGTCGCGCCGGGTATGCGTCTCGGCCGCCTTGAGGACGACGAGCAGCCCCAGCAGCGCTGTGCCCGCGTCCTGCCCCAGCAGCGTCCCGTAGACAGCGTTCAGGCCCAGCGCGCCCAGAACGGCGACCAGGGCCAGCGCGGCGGCCGGGACCCCCGGAAGGCGCCGTGGACCGGCTGCCCCCTGGTCCTGGCCTGCCCGCAGCGCCGCGTACCCCAGCCCTGCCGCCAGCAGCGCCGTGAGCCATACCGGCTGGCGCAGCACCCCCGGCAGCAGCGCGACGGCCAGTGCCAGCAGCGAGAAGCGCAGCGGCCCAGCCGGCAGGATCTCGCGGCGAGCGGGGGAGAGCAGGGTGCGCCGCACCGGAGCGAGTGTGGGCAGGGTCGGGGGCGTCCCGAAGGCCGAGAGTGCCCCCAGGGCCGCCGCCACCTGCGCCTCGCCCGCCGCCGCCGCGAGGACCGTGCCGGGCAGCGAGAAGGAGAAGGCGTCGCCCTGCGCGCGCGCCGCGAGCACCCAGGCGCACAGCCGCGAGAGCCGCGCCTCGGGGTCAGGGAGCCCGGCAGTCGCGGCCCAGTCCAGGGCCGGGGCCTGCCCGGCCGGGGCGTCATACTCGCGGGTCAGCAGCGCTCCGGTCCGGGCGGCGTGGCGCCACGACACGAGCCGGGGGGCGTCGCCCGCCTGGTAGGGCCGCAGCCCGGCGAGGTCGTCCTGGCCCGCCGCGCGCCGCCCGGTCTCGGCGTGCCCGGCGGCGAACAGGGTGGGCGGCGCAGGGGGCTGGGCCTCGGCTGCGGGGGCCACCCACAGCCGCACCTCGCCGGGACCGGTGTCGGGGGTCAGGGGCAGGTCGGCGGTCCACAGGCCCAGGGGGTCCAGGCCGCTCAGGCGCCAGGCTTCCAGGCTCAGGGTGCCGCGCCGAGGGGCGGGCAGCGTCAGACCCAGGCCGCCCGCCGCCGCGCTGACCGGGGCGGCGGCGCTCAGGGGGTGGGTCTGTTCGCCCTGCCGGGCCCGCATGCGCAGGCGCAGCGCGCCGCCCTGCATCGCCTCCAGCGTCCGGCCCTCCCGCGAGAGCGGCACCCGGAAGGTGAGGGGACGCCCGGCCAGCGCGGGGACATGTTCGGGGACCGGCGGCCCCACCCGTACCCCGCGCACCGCCCGCAGGGCCTGCGCCGCGCCGATGACCCACACGCCGCCGAGCAGAAAGGTCAGGCCGTAGCCCAGGCTCAGACCGTAGTTCACGCACCCGATCAGGGTCAGGACCACGAGCACCAGAAAGAGGGTCCCCAGTCGCGTCGGGCGCAGGGTGGGCGTGGGGGGCCGGGCGGTGGAGGGGCGCGGAGCCGTCATTTCAGGGAAGGGGCGTGTCGCGCAGCAGGTCCGCCATGATGGCCTCCACGCCGCCCGCACCCGGCGCGCCGCGCAGCGGCAGGCGGTGCCCGGCCAGCGCGGGAAAGACCGCCTGCACGTCCTCGGGCAGTGCGGCGTCGCGGCCCTCCAGGTAGGTCCAGGCCTTCGTGACGGCCAGCAGTGCCAGCAGCGCGCGGGGGCTGAGGCCCGTGCCCAGCGCCGG of Deinococcus sp. Leaf326 contains these proteins:
- a CDS encoding transglutaminaseTgpA domain-containing protein → MTAPRPSTARPPTPTLRPTRLGTLFLVLVVLTLIGCVNYGLSLGYGLTFLLGGVWVIGAAQALRAVRGVRVGPPVPEHVPALAGRPLTFRVPLSREGRTLEAMQGGALRLRMRARQGEQTHPLSAAAPVSAAAGGLGLTLPAPRRGTLSLEAWRLSGLDPLGLWTADLPLTPDTGPGEVRLWVAPAAEAQPPAPPTLFAAGHAETGRRAAGQDDLAGLRPYQAGDAPRLVSWRHAARTGALLTREYDAPAGQAPALDWAATAGLPDPEARLSRLCAWVLAARAQGDAFSFSLPGTVLAAAAGEAQVAAALGALSAFGTPPTLPTLAPVRRTLLSPARREILPAGPLRFSLLALAVALLPGVLRQPVWLTALLAAGLGYAALRAGQDQGAAGPRRLPGVPAAALALVAVLGALGLNAVYGTLLGQDAGTALLGLLVVLKAAETHTRRDARLLSLLGLFLTSTHFFHDQGPLTALHALLATAALLAALGGWTLEDGEDRAADDAAPAPATGLRRAGQMMLLAAPLAGLLFALFPRPDGPLWQLPIQQGAQTGLADSISAGEFSNLAQSREVAFRADFTGTVPGPEERYWRGPVYELYDGLRWTQLRAFFNTAPIAVSGPTRSYSITLEPSGKPWLLALDSPVTQPRGTYFTSAFQAAAYPPPTRRTRYTFTQQAARLGLNEDERRLNLNLQLPPGQNPRALALAQGWRSLAPAQRVQAGLGVFRTGFSYSLNPPTLPEQNRIDAFLSSSRVGFCEHFASAFTFLMRAAGVPARIVGGYQGGEVNPDGGYLTVRQQDAHAWAEVWLAGQGWVRVDPTAVVAPARIRTDLGTALTQPQATAARPPGPLARALLRVDALQNSWNTWVAGYDGTQQRTLLARLGVGGVGSAPYLLALAALAVLAVLPGLMLARRAARPRDPLARSLHDLGTRLGLPQLPGETPTAYAARAGEQFPALAAELRAVAAEYNRLRYGRAGSDPAGVRGLRDRVRQVRRPR